In a single window of the Deltaproteobacteria bacterium genome:
- a CDS encoding ATP-binding cassette domain-containing protein: protein MIQVDHLSKYFGTIPAVQDISFRVEKGEIVGFLGPNGAGKTTTIRMLNGFFPPTSGSACIDGLDVFDRSLEIRKRLGYLPENIPLYREMKTDAYLGFVADVKGVPRKKLPKEVDRVTERCGLHEVRKHFVGKLSKGFQQRVGIAQAILNDPDILILDEPTIGLDPKQIIEIRELMKSFAGYKTVILSSHILPEVSMICQRVVIINEGRIVAEDTPEGLAGKDSRKIRLKVKGPRADVLARIEALPGIAGASVRDTSPDHTFQYDLEMEPGMDVRDAIAESIVGGGWSLLEMKTIRPSLEDIFVRLVTEEE from the coding sequence TATCCAAGTACTTTGGCACAATCCCGGCAGTTCAGGATATCTCCTTCCGAGTGGAAAAGGGCGAGATTGTCGGGTTTCTCGGACCCAACGGCGCAGGCAAAACCACAACTATCAGAATGCTGAATGGTTTTTTCCCGCCCACTTCCGGTTCGGCCTGCATCGACGGCCTGGATGTATTTGACAGGTCCCTTGAGATCCGAAAACGGCTTGGCTACCTTCCTGAAAACATCCCCCTCTACAGGGAGATGAAAACAGATGCCTATCTTGGTTTTGTGGCGGATGTGAAAGGTGTCCCGAGGAAAAAACTGCCAAAGGAGGTTGATCGGGTCACGGAGCGTTGCGGCCTGCACGAGGTCCGCAAGCACTTTGTGGGAAAACTCTCCAAGGGATTTCAACAAAGGGTCGGTATCGCCCAGGCGATCTTAAACGATCCTGACATTTTGATCCTTGACGAACCTACAATCGGACTGGACCCCAAACAGATCATAGAAATCCGTGAACTTATGAAAAGTTTTGCCGGATACAAGACCGTGATCCTCAGTAGTCACATCCTTCCGGAAGTGAGCATGATCTGTCAGAGGGTTGTGATCATAAATGAGGGGCGTATTGTGGCGGAAGACACCCCTGAAGGGTTGGCCGGCAAAGATTCAAGAAAGATCCGCCTCAAAGTCAAAGGGCCGCGGGCTGACGTCCTGGCACGGATTGAGGCATTGCCAGGCATTGCCGGGGCTTCTGTGAGGGATACATCGCCAGATCACACATTTCAGTATGATTTGGAGATGGAACCGGGCATGGATGTCCGTGATGCTATTGCAGAGTCGATCGTAGGGGGTGGGTGGTCGCTCCTTGAAATGAAGACCATCCGGCCGAGCCTGGAAGATATCTTTGTTCGCCTGGTAACTGAAGAGGAGTAG